Proteins encoded within one genomic window of Polaribacter sp. NJDZ03:
- a CDS encoding family 16 glycosylhydrolase, which produces MIIKRILFLSIPLLLLACGNQKNVTKDTSVKSDTKVLPFSDPENTGNWVLNTDASDEFEDDTIDEDKWYIVGKFKGGKPFYKHPDNPNKKVWKGRAPSQFSGRNYRLEDGKLILETRWEPDFPFSDDVQKPWGKKEGEVAKFENLTTACFIGRKFFKYGYMEIKSKAADAEITSAFWAIGNKTELDIFEQFGDHRQPVKEANGKDRELWWSIHDWSKEGKGKSVYTEHLDYGFRVADDFHVYGIEWNENGLKLYVDGVYKTGATKEQVDAYAKEKGYPNGWVMDGAISIWLDQETFPWHGVPDSKEDLELNSPEGEKEDGVVDFEIEYVRIWQKK; this is translated from the coding sequence ATGATTATAAAAAGAATATTATTCCTTAGTATCCCTCTTTTACTGCTAGCTTGTGGTAATCAAAAGAATGTTACAAAAGATACCTCTGTTAAATCAGATACTAAAGTTTTACCATTTTCAGATCCAGAAAATACAGGTAATTGGGTTTTAAATACGGATGCTTCCGATGAGTTTGAAGATGATACAATAGACGAGGATAAATGGTATATAGTTGGGAAGTTTAAAGGCGGAAAACCTTTTTACAAACACCCAGATAACCCAAACAAAAAAGTTTGGAAAGGACGTGCTCCATCTCAATTTTCAGGAAGAAATTACCGTTTAGAAGATGGCAAACTAATTTTAGAAACGCGTTGGGAGCCAGATTTTCCTTTTTCTGATGATGTGCAAAAACCTTGGGGTAAAAAAGAAGGTGAAGTTGCTAAATTCGAAAACTTAACAACAGCTTGTTTTATTGGTCGTAAATTTTTTAAATATGGCTATATGGAAATAAAAAGTAAAGCTGCAGATGCAGAAATTACAAGTGCTTTTTGGGCGATAGGAAATAAAACTGAATTAGATATTTTTGAACAATTTGGAGATCATAGACAACCTGTTAAAGAAGCAAATGGAAAAGACAGAGAGCTTTGGTGGTCTATACACGATTGGTCTAAAGAAGGGAAAGGTAAAAGTGTGTATACAGAGCATTTAGATTATGGTTTTAGAGTGGCAGACGATTTTCATGTATATGGAATTGAATGGAATGAAAACGGACTTAAGTTATATGTAGATGGTGTTTATAAAACCGGCGCAACAAAAGAACAAGTAGATGCGTATGCTAAAGAAAAAGGCTATCCTAACGGTTGGGTTATGGACGGAGCCATTTCTATTTGGTTAGATCAAGAAACGTTTCCTTGGCACGGAGTTCCAGATAGTAAAGAAGACTTAGAATTAAATAGTCCAGAGGGAGAAAAAGAGGACGGAGTTGTAGACTTCGAAATTGAGTATGTAAGGATTTGGCAAAAAAAATAA
- a CDS encoding sulfatase-like hydrolase/transferase, whose translation MRKIVTIISAFFLLATISCTSTKDKSNSKTVAKATSTIETPARPNILFILCDDLGYSDVGFNGSKDIPTPNLDALANNGTIFTSAYVAHPFCGPSRAALMTGRYPHEIGAQFNLPPNSGETIKKGISLEETFISKVLDEAGYNTGAIGKWHLGSNPEFHPNVRGFDDFFGFLGGGHNYFPEQYRKAYAQQEANGNKLIWDYLHPLEHNGKQIKETEYLTDAFSREAVRFITDAGKTEDPFFLYLAYNAPHTPLEAKEEDLKLFSHIKDKKRRTYAAMVYAVDRGVKRILQSLKDSNQLENTLIIFLSDNGGKTTSGATNFPLKEGKGSAYEGGYRVPMFFNWPNVVPAGNTFNAPVSALDFYPTLAKLAEAEIPTGKKLDGKNIWDNFLMNKDSYKDDNIFVMRHRNGFSDVGVRKNDWKAVKAYNQKWKLFNITNDIEEKNDVKNQHPEILQDLVKDAEDWSKLHIQPFWWHNVKTGVEWKKDNMPKFDETFKLD comes from the coding sequence ATGAGAAAAATAGTAACTATTATTTCTGCCTTTTTTTTATTAGCTACAATTAGTTGTACTTCTACTAAAGATAAGAGCAATTCTAAAACAGTAGCAAAAGCAACTTCAACCATTGAAACTCCTGCAAGACCAAATATTTTATTTATTTTATGTGATGATTTGGGATATTCAGATGTCGGTTTTAACGGGTCTAAAGACATACCAACACCCAATTTAGATGCTTTGGCAAATAACGGAACTATTTTTACTTCTGCTTATGTAGCACATCCTTTTTGTGGACCAAGTAGAGCAGCATTAATGACGGGTAGATATCCACATGAAATTGGAGCTCAGTTTAACCTACCTCCAAATAGTGGAGAAACTATTAAGAAAGGAATCTCTTTAGAAGAAACTTTTATTAGTAAAGTGTTAGATGAAGCAGGTTATAATACTGGTGCAATTGGTAAATGGCATTTAGGTTCTAATCCAGAATTTCATCCAAATGTAAGAGGTTTTGATGATTTCTTTGGTTTTTTAGGAGGAGGACATAATTATTTTCCAGAGCAATATAGAAAAGCGTATGCACAACAAGAAGCTAATGGAAATAAATTAATTTGGGATTATTTGCATCCGTTAGAACACAATGGTAAACAAATAAAAGAAACAGAATATTTAACAGATGCTTTCTCTAGAGAAGCAGTTCGTTTTATTACAGATGCAGGTAAAACCGAAGATCCTTTTTTCTTATATCTTGCATATAATGCACCTCATACCCCTTTAGAAGCAAAAGAAGAAGATCTTAAGTTGTTTTCTCATATAAAAGATAAAAAAAGAAGAACCTATGCTGCTATGGTGTATGCTGTAGATCGTGGAGTTAAAAGAATTTTACAATCATTAAAAGATTCTAATCAGTTAGAAAATACTTTAATTATCTTTTTAAGTGATAACGGAGGAAAAACGACTTCTGGAGCAACAAACTTTCCTTTAAAAGAAGGAAAAGGAAGTGCGTATGAAGGTGGTTATAGAGTACCCATGTTTTTCAATTGGCCAAATGTTGTACCAGCAGGTAATACGTTTAATGCACCCGTTTCTGCTTTAGATTTTTATCCAACTTTAGCAAAATTAGCAGAAGCAGAAATTCCTACAGGAAAAAAACTAGACGGTAAAAATATTTGGGATAATTTTTTAATGAATAAAGATTCTTATAAAGATGATAATATTTTTGTGATGCGTCACAGAAATGGTTTTAGTGATGTTGGTGTTCGAAAAAATGATTGGAAAGCTGTAAAAGCATACAATCAAAAATGGAAATTGTTCAATATTACAAATGATATTGAAGAGAAAAATGATGTAAAAAATCAACATCCAGAAATCTTACAAGATTTAGTAAAAGATGCAGAAGATTGGAGTAAATTACATATTCAACCATTTTGGTGGCACAATGTGAAAACGGGTGTTGAATGGAAAAAAGATAATATGCCAAAGTTTGATGAAACTTTTAAATTAGATTAA
- a CDS encoding AraC family transcriptional regulator: MKLVLKKSDTPVNKKLDIYTRDVPCLDAAWHYHKEFELLYISKSNGIRFVGDSVAPFFAGDLVLVGSYLPHLWRNDPSYYEEESTKEVKTIVTKFTDDFLGNEILQMPDFYNVKKILEECKFGLSFGENVSKFLHNDIMSLPRLSSTEKHIKVLSILHKLSLVDKKDKTVLSSSDMRQTTTTESSERIDTVLKFISDNYASSISLDDISNVACMTTNSFCRFFKKMTNKSFTQFLNEIRIRNASRILVQENLPVSEICYIVGFNSITNFNKQFKQIMGSTPKKFREDI, encoded by the coding sequence ATGAAACTCGTATTAAAAAAATCTGATACCCCTGTAAATAAAAAACTAGACATTTATACTAGGGATGTTCCTTGTTTAGATGCTGCGTGGCATTATCATAAAGAATTCGAATTACTATATATTTCTAAAAGTAACGGAATTCGTTTTGTAGGTGATAGTGTTGCTCCTTTTTTTGCAGGAGATTTAGTTTTGGTGGGTTCTTACTTACCACATTTGTGGAGGAATGATCCTTCTTATTACGAAGAAGAAAGTACTAAAGAAGTAAAGACTATTGTAACTAAATTTACAGACGATTTTTTAGGAAACGAGATTCTTCAAATGCCAGATTTTTACAACGTAAAAAAAATATTAGAAGAGTGTAAGTTTGGTTTGTCTTTTGGAGAAAATGTGAGTAAGTTTTTACATAACGATATTATGTCACTTCCAAGATTGTCATCAACAGAAAAACACATTAAAGTTTTAAGTATTTTACATAAATTATCTTTGGTTGATAAAAAAGATAAAACAGTTTTATCATCCTCAGACATGAGGCAGACAACAACCACCGAAAGTTCTGAGCGTATAGATACGGTTTTAAAATTTATATCAGATAACTATGCTTCTAGTATTAGTTTAGACGATATTTCTAATGTTGCTTGCATGACAACAAATTCATTTTGTAGGTTTTTTAAAAAAATGACGAATAAATCATTTACCCAGTTTTTAAATGAAATTCGTATTAGAAATGCTTCTAGAATCTTAGTGCAAGAAAATTTACCAGTTTCAGAAATCTGTTATATTGTTGGTTTTAATTCAATTACTAATTTTAATAAACAATTTAAACAGATAATGGGTTCTACTCCAAAGAAGTTTAGAGAAGATATCTAG
- a CDS encoding T9SS type A sorting domain-containing protein gives MMISLWGFTINGQTLPFSDPQNTGDWILNTDISDEFEAATINEDQWLIQGRNGKYQSNFIGRVPAQFSTDNAILEDGKLKILTKWEPDYPFTKDNSGNQLGVYNGVSKPITTAAVISKKQFQYGYMEIKSKAANAEITSAFWTTGPGPGKPGGAAELDMFEMFGGHKTNDAWKKRLKLNIISWDPSNEIFKEQKELGKIGTTHTRNIQAANNTADDFHVYGFEWTAEYIKVYIDGVLHPDGTILKSVLTKNGAEPDRWVTDVPSWIWFDSETFPWLGLPDASDLQTPAEYQIEYIRVWQKQTGKISIIGTTDAIEGTTDGSFKVALPNGEIATEDINVTYLVDGSATEGTDYTSIPRTVTIASGTNSSEIIIDAVEDGIEEDLETVTITLQSSSSKTVDTTVASISISDFVASTTLTAGDIAILGWKSVSEKLAFMLLKDISATTKLSISNRSWSNASNGFIGDFTVDDIWTWTAGSEYKTGDILMLDSDGQIKQVVGNTEVVVGTTVHDYTGKVDQTSDGDFDISVNGEGILIFQADPFALPTNGNSTAWITGINTSQGWGVGGGNSYSELPSALTNGINANSVGEKHDFGVYKGALSGTPAQLRASINNASNWIFSEDTTYNLWSFNKRINDTAGDIGIAGTLLVSTQSKGQFTIFPNPVNDELSINFREIQQQLEIEIFAALGKSVKKVKESNVLNSKLSVSNLSSGIYFLSITSENTKQTKKIIIN, from the coding sequence ATGATGATATCATTATGGGGTTTTACTATAAATGGACAAACATTGCCATTCTCTGATCCTCAAAATACAGGAGATTGGATTTTAAACACTGATATTTCAGACGAATTTGAAGCAGCTACTATAAATGAAGATCAATGGTTAATTCAGGGTAGAAATGGAAAATATCAATCTAATTTTATAGGTAGAGTTCCTGCTCAGTTTTCTACAGATAATGCAATTTTAGAAGATGGAAAGTTGAAAATTCTTACAAAATGGGAGCCAGATTATCCATTTACAAAAGATAATAGTGGCAATCAATTAGGTGTGTATAATGGAGTGTCTAAACCAATAACTACTGCTGCGGTAATTAGTAAAAAACAATTTCAATATGGATATATGGAAATTAAATCTAAAGCAGCAAATGCAGAAATAACAAGTGCTTTTTGGACTACAGGTCCAGGACCAGGAAAACCAGGTGGTGCAGCGGAATTAGACATGTTTGAAATGTTTGGAGGTCATAAAACCAATGATGCTTGGAAAAAAAGGTTAAAGCTTAACATTATCAGTTGGGATCCAAGCAATGAAATTTTTAAAGAACAAAAAGAACTTGGTAAAATAGGTACAACGCATACTAGAAATATACAAGCAGCAAATAATACTGCAGACGATTTTCATGTATATGGTTTTGAGTGGACTGCAGAATATATAAAAGTTTATATTGATGGTGTTTTACATCCAGATGGTACAATTTTAAAATCTGTTTTAACAAAAAACGGAGCAGAACCAGATAGATGGGTAACAGATGTTCCTTCTTGGATTTGGTTTGATTCTGAAACTTTTCCTTGGTTAGGTTTGCCAGATGCTTCAGATTTGCAGACTCCAGCAGAATATCAAATAGAATATATTAGAGTTTGGCAAAAACAAACAGGTAAAATATCTATAATTGGCACTACTGATGCTATTGAAGGAACTACTGATGGAAGTTTTAAAGTGGCGTTACCGAATGGAGAGATTGCTACAGAAGATATTAATGTTACCTATTTAGTGGATGGAAGTGCAACGGAAGGAACAGATTATACTTCAATACCAAGAACAGTTACTATTGCTAGCGGAACGAATTCATCTGAAATAATTATTGACGCTGTTGAAGACGGAATTGAAGAAGATTTAGAAACAGTTACCATTACTTTACAATCTTCTAGTTCTAAAACAGTAGATACAACTGTAGCGAGTATTTCTATATCAGATTTTGTTGCATCCACAACGTTAACGGCAGGAGACATTGCAATATTAGGTTGGAAATCTGTAAGCGAAAAGCTTGCATTTATGCTTTTAAAAGATATTAGTGCAACAACAAAATTATCAATTTCTAATAGGTCTTGGAGCAATGCTTCTAATGGATTTATAGGAGATTTTACGGTTGATGATATTTGGACATGGACTGCAGGAAGTGAGTATAAAACTGGAGATATTTTGATGTTAGATTCAGATGGACAAATTAAACAAGTTGTTGGTAATACTGAAGTTGTCGTAGGTACAACTGTTCATGATTATACAGGAAAAGTAGATCAAACAAGTGATGGCGATTTTGATATTTCGGTAAACGGAGAAGGAATCTTGATTTTTCAGGCAGATCCTTTTGCATTACCAACAAACGGAAATTCGACAGCGTGGATAACGGGTATAAATACTTCTCAAGGTTGGGGAGTTGGTGGAGGGAATTCTTATAGCGAATTACCATCTGCCTTAACAAACGGCATAAATGCAAATAGTGTTGGAGAGAAACACGATTTTGGCGTTTATAAAGGTGCTTTATCTGGCACACCTGCGCAATTAAGAGCAAGTATTAATAATGCAAGTAATTGGATTTTCTCTGAAGATACAACCTACAATTTGTGGTCATTCAATAAAAGGATTAATGATACTGCAGGAGATATTGGTATTGCTGGTACTTTGCTTGTATCAACGCAATCTAAAGGTCAATTTACTATTTTTCCTAATCCTGTAAATGATGAACTTTCTATCAATTTTAGAGAAATACAGCAGCAATTAGAAATAGAAATTTTTGCTGCCTTAGGGAAATCTGTAAAAAAAGTAAAGGAAAGTAATGTTCTTAATTCTAAGTTAAGTGTTTCTAATCTATCATCGGGAATTTACTTTTTATCAATTACATCAGAAAATACGAAACAAACTAAAAAAATCATTATTAATTAG
- a CDS encoding sulfatase-like hydrolase/transferase yields the protein MKNNYFKYYIFFFTVLISGSNYAQTQGTKPNIIVILADDLGYGDVGFNRDGSFPEDRGVIPTPNIDALANNGVVLKNAHVAHPFCGPSRVAILTGMMPHRIGAQYNLPNDITSTLGVPTNETYFSTVLKTANYNTAAFGKWHLGFKDGAYQPLDRGFDYFFGFLGGGKNYFESVYEDGFYNRLGGSNPVTNEYQDPIWRDRGYVAESEFSDAENEDYLTDLLTDEAIQYQNSVSGSTEPYFMYLSYNAPHTPLQAPAAEEAQFKLDNPNFESLIRNSPYITESTPVNKESDPVKKAELIEKFVQARITYATMVTNMDTNIGKLVTELKKDMTKFNNTVIIFLSDNGGYTHSKGAVNWPLDAGKGSVKEGGHKVPMFVHWPNKITGGATYNHQISSLDLYPTLVGLAGATVPAEKTIDGVDFMDKLIAGQDARPDDGILLMRPQNGFHNGGIAYDKWKIVKTANGGQWNLFDISTDPGEETNVRNSEPNGDKIVQTILDNAIAKVVDFKDVKPAWYDNDNEDIDGDGVGDGHVHSFLWNDGTLPGYDRLFETSLLKLKGELSEITIAKTTDAIEGGVDGVFTISLPEGMNATENIDITYTVTGVATDGTDYTSLSGTATILNGTNSAQIIIAAAEDGIEEISETVIITLTSTTFGSIKNATEEINIFDVIASTTLTAGDIAIVGWKYGKGKLAFMLLKDISATTKLSISNRTWSNTANEFTGDYSVDDIWTWAAGAAFSTGDIFILDDDGLVKHVVNNVEEVVGSTIHDYTGKVAEASDGDFDFSVNGEGILIFQVDPFALPADANSAVWITGINTALGWGKGGGNSACELPTALTNGVNANTVGEKHDFGVYTGALSGTPVQLRASINNVNNWSFSEDKEYNLWSFDKTSSNTSGNIGTAGTLSTADQIFKKLSIFPNPSGDYFNVNYSGTLSELEVEIFTASGKSVKKVKETNVNNPRIDVSNLSSGIYIIKIKTDENLLIKKIIKL from the coding sequence ATGAAAAACAATTACTTTAAATATTATATATTCTTTTTTACAGTCCTAATTTCGGGGAGTAACTATGCCCAAACGCAAGGCACAAAGCCAAACATCATTGTAATTTTAGCGGATGATTTAGGCTACGGAGATGTAGGTTTTAACAGAGATGGAAGTTTTCCTGAAGATAGAGGTGTGATTCCTACACCCAATATAGATGCTTTGGCAAATAACGGAGTTGTCTTAAAAAATGCACACGTTGCCCATCCATTTTGTGGACCAAGTAGGGTTGCCATCTTAACAGGTATGATGCCGCACAGAATTGGTGCACAATATAATTTACCTAATGATATTACATCCACTTTAGGCGTGCCCACTAATGAAACTTATTTTTCTACAGTACTTAAAACTGCGAATTATAATACAGCTGCTTTTGGTAAATGGCATTTAGGGTTTAAAGATGGAGCATATCAACCTTTAGATAGAGGCTTTGATTATTTCTTTGGTTTCTTAGGAGGTGGAAAAAATTACTTCGAAAGTGTTTATGAAGATGGTTTTTATAACAGATTAGGAGGTAGCAATCCTGTTACAAACGAATATCAAGATCCAATTTGGAGAGATAGAGGTTATGTTGCAGAAAGTGAATTCAGTGATGCTGAAAATGAAGATTACTTAACAGATTTGCTTACAGATGAAGCAATTCAGTATCAAAATAGTGTAAGTGGTTCTACAGAACCGTATTTTATGTATTTATCTTACAATGCACCACACACTCCTTTACAAGCTCCGGCCGCAGAAGAAGCTCAGTTTAAATTAGACAATCCTAATTTTGAAAGCTTAATTAGAAATAGTCCATACATTACAGAATCTACACCTGTAAACAAGGAATCTGATCCTGTTAAGAAAGCAGAATTGATAGAAAAGTTTGTGCAAGCTCGTATTACGTATGCTACAATGGTAACCAACATGGATACTAATATAGGGAAACTTGTTACAGAACTTAAAAAAGACATGACTAAATTTAACAATACGGTTATTATATTTTTAAGTGATAATGGTGGTTATACACACAGTAAAGGTGCTGTAAACTGGCCATTAGATGCAGGAAAAGGAAGTGTTAAAGAAGGAGGTCATAAAGTACCAATGTTTGTGCATTGGCCAAATAAAATTACTGGTGGTGCTACGTATAATCATCAAATTAGCTCTTTAGATTTGTATCCAACGTTAGTTGGTTTAGCAGGTGCAACAGTGCCGGCAGAAAAAACTATTGATGGGGTAGATTTTATGGATAAATTAATTGCAGGACAAGATGCAAGACCAGATGATGGTATATTGTTGATGAGACCACAAAATGGGTTCCATAATGGTGGAATTGCTTATGACAAATGGAAAATTGTAAAAACTGCAAATGGTGGTCAGTGGAATTTATTTGACATTTCTACAGATCCGGGAGAAGAAACAAACGTTAGAAATAGCGAGCCAAATGGAGATAAAATTGTGCAAACTATTTTAGACAATGCAATTGCAAAAGTGGTTGATTTTAAAGACGTAAAACCTGCTTGGTATGATAATGATAATGAAGACATAGATGGAGACGGAGTAGGAGACGGTCATGTACATAGTTTTCTTTGGAATGATGGTACTTTACCTGGTTATGACAGACTTTTTGAAACTTCATTACTAAAACTAAAAGGAGAGCTTAGTGAAATTACAATAGCTAAAACTACAGATGCTATAGAAGGAGGTGTTGATGGTGTTTTTACCATAAGTTTACCAGAAGGAATGAATGCTACCGAAAATATAGACATTACCTATACTGTAACTGGCGTTGCAACTGACGGAACAGACTACACATCATTATCAGGAACAGCTACTATTTTAAATGGAACAAATTCTGCACAAATAATTATTGCTGCTGCAGAAGATGGAATAGAAGAAATAAGTGAAACGGTTATTATTACATTAACATCAACAACTTTTGGTAGTATAAAGAATGCAACTGAAGAAATTAATATTTTTGATGTTATTGCGTCTACAACATTAACTGCAGGAGATATTGCAATTGTAGGTTGGAAATATGGTAAAGGGAAATTGGCATTTATGCTTTTAAAAGACATTAGCGCAACCACCAAGCTATCTATTTCTAATAGAACTTGGAGCAATACTGCCAATGAATTTACAGGAGATTATAGTGTAGATGATATTTGGACTTGGGCTGCAGGTGCTGCTTTTAGTACTGGTGATATTTTTATTTTAGATGATGATGGGCTGGTTAAACATGTAGTAAATAATGTAGAAGAGGTTGTAGGTTCAACTATTCATGATTATACAGGGAAAGTTGCGGAAGCAAGTGATGGAGATTTCGATTTTTCTGTAAATGGAGAAGGTATTCTAATTTTTCAGGTAGATCCTTTTGCGCTTCCAGCGGATGCAAATTCAGCTGTATGGATAACAGGAATAAATACTGCTCTAGGATGGGGTAAAGGAGGCGGAAACTCTGCTTGTGAATTACCAACTGCTTTAACCAATGGAGTAAATGCTAATACTGTAGGAGAAAAACATGATTTCGGAGTTTATACAGGTGCTTTATCGGGTACGCCAGTGCAGTTAAGAGCAAGTATTAATAACGTTAATAATTGGTCGTTTTCTGAAGATAAAGAATACAACTTGTGGAGTTTTGATAAAACATCTAGCAATACTTCAGGTAATATTGGTACAGCAGGTACTTTAAGTACTGCAGACCAGATTTTTAAGAAATTAAGCATTTTTCCAAACCCTTCTGGAGATTATTTTAACGTAAATTATAGCGGGACTTTAAGTGAATTAGAAGTCGAGATTTTTACAGCGTCTGGTAAGTCGGTTAAAAAAGTAAAAGAGACCAACGTAAACAACCCAAGAATAGATGTTTCTAATTTATCGTCCGGAATCTATATTATAAAAATTAAAACAGACGAAAACCTTCTCATTAAAAAGATCATTAAATTATAA